Proteins encoded within one genomic window of Candidatus Peregrinibacteria bacterium:
- a CDS encoding alanine--tRNA ligase — MKAAEIRQKYLEFFKSKRHSVIPSSSLMPENDPTVLFTTAGMHPLVPYLLGEKHPSGTRLCDSQKCIRTGDIDEVGDGTHLTFFEMLGNWSLGDYFKKEAISWSFEFLTGKDWLNLPLDRLAMSVFAGDSDCPRDEESAGIWKELGVRDGRIAYLPKKDNWWGPAGQTGPCGPDTEMFYWVGGEVEEDGGKLPAPMKFDPDNEKWVEIWNDVFMQYNKKEDGTFEPLSQQNVDTGMGLERVTAVMQGKDNVYDTELFAGVFAVLDEMSSVEASQRGEDWVRHALRVVADHLKAATFIIGDGVVPSNTDQGYVLRRLIRRAVRFGSKLGIDKAFCADIAAIYIDDFGKHKTELETNRQKILDELMGEEKQFSETLIKGEKEFEKLLFRIEKKFEHTGIRDTEISGKESFKLYDTYGFPIEMTEELAKEKGISVDREGFDTAFEEHQALSRAGAEQKFAGGLADHSEETKKLHTATHLMLEALRKVLGEHVNQCGSNITADRLRFDFSHDDKLTDEQKSEVEKFVNDAIKEDYKVGFVEMTVGQARKIGATGIFEDKYDKDLGGRVKVYFMGHGDAATDPASMQAIVDMLDAGVAESEGLPKKEDYFSVEICGGPHAANTGSLGSFKIKKEESSSKGVRRIKAVIGV, encoded by the coding sequence TTACAACTGCGGGGATGCATCCTTTGGTGCCGTATTTGCTCGGTGAGAAACATCCATCCGGGACAAGGTTATGTGATAGTCAAAAATGTATCCGTACCGGAGATATCGATGAAGTTGGAGATGGGACTCATCTCACATTTTTTGAAATGCTTGGGAATTGGTCGCTTGGAGATTATTTTAAGAAAGAAGCTATCTCGTGGAGTTTTGAATTTTTGACAGGAAAAGATTGGCTGAATTTGCCACTTGATAGATTAGCAATGTCTGTGTTTGCAGGGGACAGCGATTGTCCACGTGATGAGGAATCAGCAGGAATTTGGAAAGAGCTTGGCGTGCGGGACGGAAGGATTGCGTATTTACCGAAAAAAGATAACTGGTGGGGACCTGCCGGACAAACCGGACCATGCGGACCTGATACCGAGATGTTTTACTGGGTTGGTGGCGAGGTTGAGGAAGACGGGGGAAAATTACCCGCACCAATGAAGTTCGATCCGGACAATGAAAAATGGGTGGAGATTTGGAATGATGTTTTTATGCAATACAACAAAAAAGAAGATGGTACTTTTGAACCGCTTTCTCAGCAAAATGTAGATACCGGAATGGGGCTTGAGCGCGTGACTGCTGTAATGCAAGGCAAGGACAATGTCTATGACACTGAGCTTTTTGCAGGGGTATTTGCTGTTCTTGATGAGATGTCGAGTGTCGAGGCAAGCCAGCGAGGTGAAGACTGGGTCAGACACGCGTTGCGTGTCGTAGCCGACCATCTAAAGGCTGCTACATTTATAATTGGTGATGGTGTTGTGCCTTCAAATACAGATCAAGGTTATGTGCTCAGAAGGCTGATTCGACGAGCGGTACGATTTGGAAGTAAACTTGGAATCGATAAGGCGTTCTGTGCAGATATTGCGGCAATATATATCGATGATTTTGGTAAACATAAAACTGAGCTCGAGACGAATCGGCAAAAGATTTTAGATGAACTTATGGGGGAAGAAAAACAATTTTCAGAAACACTAATTAAAGGTGAGAAAGAATTTGAAAAATTACTTTTTAGAATTGAGAAAAAGTTTGAGCACACTGGTATTCGTGATACTGAGATTTCCGGAAAAGAGTCGTTTAAATTATATGACACATATGGATTTCCTATCGAAATGACAGAAGAATTAGCAAAAGAAAAAGGCATCAGCGTTGATCGTGAAGGATTTGACACTGCATTTGAAGAGCACCAAGCTCTCAGCAGAGCCGGAGCGGAGCAGAAGTTCGCCGGCGGGCTGGCGGATCACTCAGAGGAAACCAAAAAACTTCATACAGCGACACATCTCATGCTCGAGGCACTTCGCAAAGTGCTCGGCGAACATGTAAATCAATGCGGTTCAAATATAACTGCTGACAGACTTCGATTTGATTTTTCTCATGATGACAAATTAACTGATGAACAAAAATCTGAAGTTGAGAAATTTGTAAATGATGCCATCAAAGAAGATTATAAAGTTGGATTTGTAGAGATGACTGTCGGACAAGCTCGCAAAATCGGAGCTACCGGAATATTTGAAGATAAATACGACAAAGATCTGGGCGGACGTGTAAAAGTTTATTTCATGGGACATGGGGATGCTGCAACCGACCCTGCAAGTATGCAGGCGATCGTTGATATGCTAGACGCCGGTGTCGCGGAGAGTGAAGGTTTACCAAAAAAAGAAGACTATTTCTCAGTCGAGATCTGCGGTGGCCCACATGCTGCAAATACAGGATCACTTGGTTCTTTCAAAATCAAAAAAGAAGAAAGCTCCTCAAAGGGAGTCCGAAGAATCAAAGCTGTTATTGGAGTATGA